A genomic stretch from Festucalex cinctus isolate MCC-2025b chromosome 13, RoL_Fcin_1.0, whole genome shotgun sequence includes:
- the mcamb gene encoding melanoma cell adhesion molecule b isoform X1 → MDVRLSASLLAGIVLLFHGFTAWAMVEVSMEDRVEVFKGDTAQITCMFTSDDGIGALTIQWFYVLRTGEKQKIYYQDATMQVVDRGTPFTDRIMVNVTAATGEVVLTIADVQIKDQLEFICLVKSLTDGVSEGRTRLLVFERPDFPTIEGVQTGISVHEDTLSKIGSCEVKNGFPKPNITWYRNNAPLRVSDVVKVMPSTTTESSGLFSVSSELSLKVTKEDKDAQFYCEVTYLVPGGTRMTETSRINITVYYPSTAVHVWVESPKGKIKEGDSITFNCHGNGNSPSSVYVIRHEDNEYGLESNMVVLKNVTRLQSGLYECISTDMETFEDLSGNTTVFVNYLDHAVVLPTNMEVAQGEELTATCNALSSLQTHTAWFKDGREVLVGHTLTMKDATFDTAGTYKCVVTVPEIDGMETMANLRVHVKGAPKIIKPEQTDLEESVANMVDLTCHVRGFPAPSVIWTTRDGKVLETTSQTETEDGVQSVVSVEVTSEDLTAFCNASNEYGADALAFNIKAIVHTTAAAITTSTSTSTNRSSTLSSSTVVHATAAATTTRTSTFSASTVQAATAIPPKKIRKESSGVIIAVIIICILLLAILGSVLYFLYKKGKICGRSGKQDLTKEKSSKDNIVVEMKSDNTEDAILLGVNGEKLPPSNQ, encoded by the exons CATGGGCGATGGTGGAGGTGAGCATGGAGGACAGGGTGGAGGTTTTCAAAGGCGACACAGCGCAGATAACCTGCATGTTCACCTCAGATGACGGCATTGGGGCTTTGACCATCCAATGGTTCTAT GTGTTGAGAACGGGAGAAAAGCAGAAGATCTATTATCAAGACGCCACTATGCAGGTGGTAGACCGAGGCACGCCGTTCACAGATCGCATCATGGTCAACGTCACGGCAGCCACCGGAGAGGTGGTGCTGACCATCGCGGACGTGCAGATCAAAGACCAGCTGGAGTTCATCTGTCTCGTCAAGAGTCTGACCGATGGCGTCTCCGAGGGACGCACCAGACTTCTGGTGTTCG AAAGACCAGACTTCCCAACCATAGAAGGCGTTCAGACGGGCATCTCTGTCCATGAAGATACACTCTCCAAG attGGCTCCTGTGAGGTCAAAAATGGCTTCCCCAAGCCAAACATTACTTGGTACCGAAACAACGCGCCATTACGAGTTAGTGACG TGGTGAAGGTGATGCCCAGCACCACCACGGAGTCCAGCGGACTGTTTTCCGTGAGCAGCGAGTTGAGTCTGAAGGTGACGAAGGAGGACAAAGACGCGCAATTCTACTGCGAGGTCACCTACCTCGTTCCCGGAGGAACCAGAATGACTGAGACCAGCCGCATTAACATCACCGTGTACT ACCCGTCCACTGCTGTCCACGTGTGGGTGGAGTCACCGAAAGGCAAAATCAAAGAGGGGGATTCGATTACGTTTAATTGCCATGGCAACGGTAATTCACCATCTTCCGTCTATGTCATCAGACACGAGGAT AATGAATATGGGCTGGAATCCAACATGGTTGTGCTAAAAAACGTGACCCGCCTGCAGAGTGGCCTCTATGAGTGCATCTCAACGGACATGGAAACCTTCGAGGACCTCTCAGGGAATACAACTGTGTTTGTTAACT ACCTCGATCATGCCGTGGTGCTGCCCACCAACATGGAGGTGGCTCAAGGCGAAGAGCTGACAGCCACCTGCAATGCTCTATCTTCGCTACAGACGCACACAGCCTGGTTCAAG GATGGCCGAGAGGTGTTGGTGGGCCACACTTTAACGATGAAGGATGCCACCTTTGACACAGCAGGGACGTACAAGTGTGTGGTGACTGTTCCGGAAATTGACGGCATGGAGACGATGGCGAACCTTCGAGTCCATGTAAAAG GTGCACCAAAGATTATAAAGCCAGAACAGACAGACCTCGAGGAAAGTGTGGCCAACATGGTGGACCTGACGTGCCATGTGCGAGGGTTCCCAGCTCCCAGCGTCATTTGGACCACCCGTGATGGAAAG GTCCTGGAGACCACGTCCCAAACCGAGACGGAGGACGGCGTCCAAAGCGTGGTTAGCGTAGAGGTCACGTCCGAAGACCTCACCGCCTTCTGTAACGCCTCCAACGAGTACGGCGCCGACGCGTTGGCCTTCAACATCAAAGCCA TTGTACACACCACAGCAGCGGCTATTACCACTAGCACAAGCACAAGCACCAATCGCTCAAGCACTCTTTCCTCTTCCACAG TTGTGCACGCCACAGCAGCAGCTACCACCACTCGCACAAGCACTTTTTCCGCTTCCACAG TCCAAGCAGCAACCGCTATCCCGCCAAAGAAAATCAGGAAAG AGAGCAGCGGCGTAATCATTGCGGTCATCATCATCTGTATCCTGCTGCTGGCCATCTTGGGAAGCGTCCTCTACTTCCTCTACAAGAAAGGGAAGATCTGCGGCCGCTCCGGCAAGCAGGACCT CACCAAAGAGAAATCCAGCAAAGACAACATTGTGGTAGAAATGAAAAGCGACAACACAGAGGACGCCATCCTCCTCGGGGTCAACGGAGAGAAGTTACCACCCAGCAACCAG TAA
- the mcamb gene encoding melanoma cell adhesion molecule b isoform X3 → MDVRLSASLLAGIVLLFHGFTAWAMVEVSMEDRVEVFKGDTAQITCMFTSDDGIGALTIQWFYVLRTGEKQKIYYQDATMQVVDRGTPFTDRIMVNVTAATGEVVLTIADVQIKDQLEFICLVKSLTDGVSEGRTRLLVFERPDFPTIEGVQTGISVHEDTLSKIGSCEVKNGFPKPNITWYRNNAPLRVSDVVKVMPSTTTESSGLFSVSSELSLKVTKEDKDAQFYCEVTYLVPGGTRMTETSRINITVYYPSTAVHVWVESPKGKIKEGDSITFNCHGNGNSPSSVYVIRHEDNEYGLESNMVVLKNVTRLQSGLYECISTDMETFEDLSGNTTVFVNYLDHAVVLPTNMEVAQGEELTATCNALSSLQTHTAWFKDGREVLVGHTLTMKDATFDTAGTYKCVVTVPEIDGMETMANLRVHVKGAPKIIKPEQTDLEESVANMVDLTCHVRGFPAPSVIWTTRDGKVLETTSQTETEDGVQSVVSVEVTSEDLTAFCNASNEYGADALAFNIKAIQAATAIPPKKIRKESSGVIIAVIIICILLLAILGSVLYFLYKKGKICGRSGKQDLTKEKSSKDNIVVEMKSDNTEDAILLGVNGEKLPPSNQ, encoded by the exons CATGGGCGATGGTGGAGGTGAGCATGGAGGACAGGGTGGAGGTTTTCAAAGGCGACACAGCGCAGATAACCTGCATGTTCACCTCAGATGACGGCATTGGGGCTTTGACCATCCAATGGTTCTAT GTGTTGAGAACGGGAGAAAAGCAGAAGATCTATTATCAAGACGCCACTATGCAGGTGGTAGACCGAGGCACGCCGTTCACAGATCGCATCATGGTCAACGTCACGGCAGCCACCGGAGAGGTGGTGCTGACCATCGCGGACGTGCAGATCAAAGACCAGCTGGAGTTCATCTGTCTCGTCAAGAGTCTGACCGATGGCGTCTCCGAGGGACGCACCAGACTTCTGGTGTTCG AAAGACCAGACTTCCCAACCATAGAAGGCGTTCAGACGGGCATCTCTGTCCATGAAGATACACTCTCCAAG attGGCTCCTGTGAGGTCAAAAATGGCTTCCCCAAGCCAAACATTACTTGGTACCGAAACAACGCGCCATTACGAGTTAGTGACG TGGTGAAGGTGATGCCCAGCACCACCACGGAGTCCAGCGGACTGTTTTCCGTGAGCAGCGAGTTGAGTCTGAAGGTGACGAAGGAGGACAAAGACGCGCAATTCTACTGCGAGGTCACCTACCTCGTTCCCGGAGGAACCAGAATGACTGAGACCAGCCGCATTAACATCACCGTGTACT ACCCGTCCACTGCTGTCCACGTGTGGGTGGAGTCACCGAAAGGCAAAATCAAAGAGGGGGATTCGATTACGTTTAATTGCCATGGCAACGGTAATTCACCATCTTCCGTCTATGTCATCAGACACGAGGAT AATGAATATGGGCTGGAATCCAACATGGTTGTGCTAAAAAACGTGACCCGCCTGCAGAGTGGCCTCTATGAGTGCATCTCAACGGACATGGAAACCTTCGAGGACCTCTCAGGGAATACAACTGTGTTTGTTAACT ACCTCGATCATGCCGTGGTGCTGCCCACCAACATGGAGGTGGCTCAAGGCGAAGAGCTGACAGCCACCTGCAATGCTCTATCTTCGCTACAGACGCACACAGCCTGGTTCAAG GATGGCCGAGAGGTGTTGGTGGGCCACACTTTAACGATGAAGGATGCCACCTTTGACACAGCAGGGACGTACAAGTGTGTGGTGACTGTTCCGGAAATTGACGGCATGGAGACGATGGCGAACCTTCGAGTCCATGTAAAAG GTGCACCAAAGATTATAAAGCCAGAACAGACAGACCTCGAGGAAAGTGTGGCCAACATGGTGGACCTGACGTGCCATGTGCGAGGGTTCCCAGCTCCCAGCGTCATTTGGACCACCCGTGATGGAAAG GTCCTGGAGACCACGTCCCAAACCGAGACGGAGGACGGCGTCCAAAGCGTGGTTAGCGTAGAGGTCACGTCCGAAGACCTCACCGCCTTCTGTAACGCCTCCAACGAGTACGGCGCCGACGCGTTGGCCTTCAACATCAAAGCCA TCCAAGCAGCAACCGCTATCCCGCCAAAGAAAATCAGGAAAG AGAGCAGCGGCGTAATCATTGCGGTCATCATCATCTGTATCCTGCTGCTGGCCATCTTGGGAAGCGTCCTCTACTTCCTCTACAAGAAAGGGAAGATCTGCGGCCGCTCCGGCAAGCAGGACCT CACCAAAGAGAAATCCAGCAAAGACAACATTGTGGTAGAAATGAAAAGCGACAACACAGAGGACGCCATCCTCCTCGGGGTCAACGGAGAGAAGTTACCACCCAGCAACCAG TAA
- the mcamb gene encoding melanoma cell adhesion molecule b isoform X2, with translation MDVRLSASLLAGIVLLFHGFTAWAMVEVSMEDRVEVFKGDTAQITCMFTSDDGIGALTIQWFYVLRTGEKQKIYYQDATMQVVDRGTPFTDRIMVNVTAATGEVVLTIADVQIKDQLEFICLVKSLTDGVSEGRTRLLVFERPDFPTIEGVQTGISVHEDTLSKIGSCEVKNGFPKPNITWYRNNAPLRVSDVVKVMPSTTTESSGLFSVSSELSLKVTKEDKDAQFYCEVTYLVPGGTRMTETSRINITVYYPSTAVHVWVESPKGKIKEGDSITFNCHGNGNSPSSVYVIRHEDNEYGLESNMVVLKNVTRLQSGLYECISTDMETFEDLSGNTTVFVNYLDHAVVLPTNMEVAQGEELTATCNALSSLQTHTAWFKDGREVLVGHTLTMKDATFDTAGTYKCVVTVPEIDGMETMANLRVHVKGAPKIIKPEQTDLEESVANMVDLTCHVRGFPAPSVIWTTRDGKVLETTSQTETEDGVQSVVSVEVTSEDLTAFCNASNEYGADALAFNIKAIVHTTAAAITTSTSTSTNRSSTLSSSTVVHATAAATTTRTSTFSASTESSGVIIAVIIICILLLAILGSVLYFLYKKGKICGRSGKQDLTKEKSSKDNIVVEMKSDNTEDAILLGVNGEKLPPSNQ, from the exons CATGGGCGATGGTGGAGGTGAGCATGGAGGACAGGGTGGAGGTTTTCAAAGGCGACACAGCGCAGATAACCTGCATGTTCACCTCAGATGACGGCATTGGGGCTTTGACCATCCAATGGTTCTAT GTGTTGAGAACGGGAGAAAAGCAGAAGATCTATTATCAAGACGCCACTATGCAGGTGGTAGACCGAGGCACGCCGTTCACAGATCGCATCATGGTCAACGTCACGGCAGCCACCGGAGAGGTGGTGCTGACCATCGCGGACGTGCAGATCAAAGACCAGCTGGAGTTCATCTGTCTCGTCAAGAGTCTGACCGATGGCGTCTCCGAGGGACGCACCAGACTTCTGGTGTTCG AAAGACCAGACTTCCCAACCATAGAAGGCGTTCAGACGGGCATCTCTGTCCATGAAGATACACTCTCCAAG attGGCTCCTGTGAGGTCAAAAATGGCTTCCCCAAGCCAAACATTACTTGGTACCGAAACAACGCGCCATTACGAGTTAGTGACG TGGTGAAGGTGATGCCCAGCACCACCACGGAGTCCAGCGGACTGTTTTCCGTGAGCAGCGAGTTGAGTCTGAAGGTGACGAAGGAGGACAAAGACGCGCAATTCTACTGCGAGGTCACCTACCTCGTTCCCGGAGGAACCAGAATGACTGAGACCAGCCGCATTAACATCACCGTGTACT ACCCGTCCACTGCTGTCCACGTGTGGGTGGAGTCACCGAAAGGCAAAATCAAAGAGGGGGATTCGATTACGTTTAATTGCCATGGCAACGGTAATTCACCATCTTCCGTCTATGTCATCAGACACGAGGAT AATGAATATGGGCTGGAATCCAACATGGTTGTGCTAAAAAACGTGACCCGCCTGCAGAGTGGCCTCTATGAGTGCATCTCAACGGACATGGAAACCTTCGAGGACCTCTCAGGGAATACAACTGTGTTTGTTAACT ACCTCGATCATGCCGTGGTGCTGCCCACCAACATGGAGGTGGCTCAAGGCGAAGAGCTGACAGCCACCTGCAATGCTCTATCTTCGCTACAGACGCACACAGCCTGGTTCAAG GATGGCCGAGAGGTGTTGGTGGGCCACACTTTAACGATGAAGGATGCCACCTTTGACACAGCAGGGACGTACAAGTGTGTGGTGACTGTTCCGGAAATTGACGGCATGGAGACGATGGCGAACCTTCGAGTCCATGTAAAAG GTGCACCAAAGATTATAAAGCCAGAACAGACAGACCTCGAGGAAAGTGTGGCCAACATGGTGGACCTGACGTGCCATGTGCGAGGGTTCCCAGCTCCCAGCGTCATTTGGACCACCCGTGATGGAAAG GTCCTGGAGACCACGTCCCAAACCGAGACGGAGGACGGCGTCCAAAGCGTGGTTAGCGTAGAGGTCACGTCCGAAGACCTCACCGCCTTCTGTAACGCCTCCAACGAGTACGGCGCCGACGCGTTGGCCTTCAACATCAAAGCCA TTGTACACACCACAGCAGCGGCTATTACCACTAGCACAAGCACAAGCACCAATCGCTCAAGCACTCTTTCCTCTTCCACAG TTGTGCACGCCACAGCAGCAGCTACCACCACTCGCACAAGCACTTTTTCCGCTTCCACAG AGAGCAGCGGCGTAATCATTGCGGTCATCATCATCTGTATCCTGCTGCTGGCCATCTTGGGAAGCGTCCTCTACTTCCTCTACAAGAAAGGGAAGATCTGCGGCCGCTCCGGCAAGCAGGACCT CACCAAAGAGAAATCCAGCAAAGACAACATTGTGGTAGAAATGAAAAGCGACAACACAGAGGACGCCATCCTCCTCGGGGTCAACGGAGAGAAGTTACCACCCAGCAACCAG TAA
- the mcamb gene encoding melanoma cell adhesion molecule b isoform X4 — MDVRLSASLLAGIVLLFHGFTAWAMVEVSMEDRVEVFKGDTAQITCMFTSDDGIGALTIQWFYVLRTGEKQKIYYQDATMQVVDRGTPFTDRIMVNVTAATGEVVLTIADVQIKDQLEFICLVKSLTDGVSEGRTRLLVFERPDFPTIEGVQTGISVHEDTLSKIGSCEVKNGFPKPNITWYRNNAPLRVSDVVKVMPSTTTESSGLFSVSSELSLKVTKEDKDAQFYCEVTYLVPGGTRMTETSRINITVYYPSTAVHVWVESPKGKIKEGDSITFNCHGNGNSPSSVYVIRHEDNEYGLESNMVVLKNVTRLQSGLYECISTDMETFEDLSGNTTVFVNYLDHAVVLPTNMEVAQGEELTATCNALSSLQTHTAWFKDGREVLVGHTLTMKDATFDTAGTYKCVVTVPEIDGMETMANLRVHVKGAPKIIKPEQTDLEESVANMVDLTCHVRGFPAPSVIWTTRDGKVLETTSQTETEDGVQSVVSVEVTSEDLTAFCNASNEYGADALAFNIKAKSSGVIIAVIIICILLLAILGSVLYFLYKKGKICGRSGKQDLTKEKSSKDNIVVEMKSDNTEDAILLGVNGEKLPPSNQ, encoded by the exons CATGGGCGATGGTGGAGGTGAGCATGGAGGACAGGGTGGAGGTTTTCAAAGGCGACACAGCGCAGATAACCTGCATGTTCACCTCAGATGACGGCATTGGGGCTTTGACCATCCAATGGTTCTAT GTGTTGAGAACGGGAGAAAAGCAGAAGATCTATTATCAAGACGCCACTATGCAGGTGGTAGACCGAGGCACGCCGTTCACAGATCGCATCATGGTCAACGTCACGGCAGCCACCGGAGAGGTGGTGCTGACCATCGCGGACGTGCAGATCAAAGACCAGCTGGAGTTCATCTGTCTCGTCAAGAGTCTGACCGATGGCGTCTCCGAGGGACGCACCAGACTTCTGGTGTTCG AAAGACCAGACTTCCCAACCATAGAAGGCGTTCAGACGGGCATCTCTGTCCATGAAGATACACTCTCCAAG attGGCTCCTGTGAGGTCAAAAATGGCTTCCCCAAGCCAAACATTACTTGGTACCGAAACAACGCGCCATTACGAGTTAGTGACG TGGTGAAGGTGATGCCCAGCACCACCACGGAGTCCAGCGGACTGTTTTCCGTGAGCAGCGAGTTGAGTCTGAAGGTGACGAAGGAGGACAAAGACGCGCAATTCTACTGCGAGGTCACCTACCTCGTTCCCGGAGGAACCAGAATGACTGAGACCAGCCGCATTAACATCACCGTGTACT ACCCGTCCACTGCTGTCCACGTGTGGGTGGAGTCACCGAAAGGCAAAATCAAAGAGGGGGATTCGATTACGTTTAATTGCCATGGCAACGGTAATTCACCATCTTCCGTCTATGTCATCAGACACGAGGAT AATGAATATGGGCTGGAATCCAACATGGTTGTGCTAAAAAACGTGACCCGCCTGCAGAGTGGCCTCTATGAGTGCATCTCAACGGACATGGAAACCTTCGAGGACCTCTCAGGGAATACAACTGTGTTTGTTAACT ACCTCGATCATGCCGTGGTGCTGCCCACCAACATGGAGGTGGCTCAAGGCGAAGAGCTGACAGCCACCTGCAATGCTCTATCTTCGCTACAGACGCACACAGCCTGGTTCAAG GATGGCCGAGAGGTGTTGGTGGGCCACACTTTAACGATGAAGGATGCCACCTTTGACACAGCAGGGACGTACAAGTGTGTGGTGACTGTTCCGGAAATTGACGGCATGGAGACGATGGCGAACCTTCGAGTCCATGTAAAAG GTGCACCAAAGATTATAAAGCCAGAACAGACAGACCTCGAGGAAAGTGTGGCCAACATGGTGGACCTGACGTGCCATGTGCGAGGGTTCCCAGCTCCCAGCGTCATTTGGACCACCCGTGATGGAAAG GTCCTGGAGACCACGTCCCAAACCGAGACGGAGGACGGCGTCCAAAGCGTGGTTAGCGTAGAGGTCACGTCCGAAGACCTCACCGCCTTCTGTAACGCCTCCAACGAGTACGGCGCCGACGCGTTGGCCTTCAACATCAAAGCCA AGAGCAGCGGCGTAATCATTGCGGTCATCATCATCTGTATCCTGCTGCTGGCCATCTTGGGAAGCGTCCTCTACTTCCTCTACAAGAAAGGGAAGATCTGCGGCCGCTCCGGCAAGCAGGACCT CACCAAAGAGAAATCCAGCAAAGACAACATTGTGGTAGAAATGAAAAGCGACAACACAGAGGACGCCATCCTCCTCGGGGTCAACGGAGAGAAGTTACCACCCAGCAACCAG TAA